In Euphorbia lathyris chromosome 10, ddEupLath1.1, whole genome shotgun sequence, the DNA window AAGTGTTTACTTTTTCATGTTAACATTTTGGGTTCATTCATACTAAGTGTTTACTTTTCATGTTAACATTTTGATTCCGCTGAAATTCATTTCATGTTATTAAGCCTTTCTAATAGGTAAATCAAAGTACCGACCAATGCACTTTGACTATCTTGAAGAGAGTTGAAAGTTACTTTCCGGCCGAGGGTGAGATTAACCATTTGTACTGAAATAAATGTCAAAGCATGTGCTAAGAATTTTGTGATTTGGTATTTGTAGGGTGCTATAAGGTCATGCTTCTCTGTGGTTCTGATTTACTCCAGTCCTTCAGCACCCCAGGATTGTGGATTCCTGGGCAGGTATATGATCTTTATAGAGTATTGGTgcttatcaaattaaaaaagaagCGGACTTATGATGTTTATTTGGAGGAGCATATTTTTTCATTAGGCATcttcaaacaaaaacctaacatACTAAAAcgtatgggtaaattacatccatggccactcaattttatcCTTACTAAAATTATGACTTTTCAACTTGATATAAAAGTCACGTAATTTAGCCATttactaacataaaagtcaTTTAACCTCGCTCACTTTAATCGCATGCGACCCTCCACTGTAAAGCGATAGAAATGATATTCTTAGGGGTTAGTTACATGATTagcataaataaattaaatatttacaaGTTTCTAATACTAAAAAAGAAATTCTAATTATGTCAGAATTTAAAAAACTGTCAAAATTTAGTTAGGTTTTTTAATCAGTAACTGAATTTGAcaaaactgaaaataaaaatatgagattttgatgtatttataaagaaaaaccaTGGAATGATAAGATGCAAATATATGAATTAGTTAAGcgtaaaataaaattcaaacttGTTTTTCTATGTAATTTCCTCTATTCTTAGCAActttaatgtttttattttgaggtcatttaagtgttgttggTTAGGAGAAAATGactgtttagagagagaaatgtttgaaattggtgatttggaaattaaaaaacgtggttctgaacaactttaatttttgaacctTTTCATTTGTAGGTcgtcaacggtcattttgagaccGTTTACTTTTATAAGGGGCAATTAATATTAGTAAATGTCAAAGTTGAGTGTCTTTTATTTCAGGTtttgaagttgagtggccatatgtgtaatttaccccgCAAAAGTACCtaagggcttgattggatgggggtttagaggggttaataagggaagggttagtaagggttgatagaaacccttgtttgggagggggAAGGGTTAGTAATGGTTTTTACAAACCCATGTTTGgaacacaaaaaaaattagaagggtAGGATAATGGAGGGGTTttgaaggtttttttttttaagaaattccATCCAATTTTCAACCTTCCAATTCGGTGGGTTttgaagggttagaaattaccctTCCTTCCCCTTCTTTACCTTTCCCTACCTTTCCCTATCATTCTCTACTCTTCCTTTATTTACCCTTCCCtacccttcatccaatcaaaCCCTAAAAGAAGGATCATTGCCTCACATATATAAGGAGCCATATAGCTTCCTAATTAAGCAATGTGAGATATCTAACACACTCCCCTCACACCCAAAACCATATGGAGCGTGAAGCAAATATCCATGGGTGACCCAACATTGAACATAAGGCTCATGCCAAGTAAATAAAAGCCTAACTTCCCCAAAAGGGACTTCAAAGTCAGATGATTGTTTCACATACAGAATCTCATTTTTACTTTCTTAACAAGTTAATGTTTTCATTTTTCACAGGTGAGGACCATTTGTAGAGACTATGGTATAAGTTTGGATCCGCAGAGATGGGCAAGATATTGAAAAAATCATTTCCAACAATGAAATTTTGGCAGAAAACAGGATGAGAGTGAACTTTGAATATGCAACCTCTTCATCTGTAGTAATGCTTTGAGAATTTGTTAAACTGTTTAGTGAGGCAATGAGTTAAACTTTGCATGTTCAAACAACTCTCCAATAGTTGTTAGAATCGTACGAGAGTCGCGAGTCGACTCGTATGATTCGATCCGATTCTGTCTGATTTCGAGTCGCATCTATGGTACGACTCGAAATCATAAAGAATCGGACATGAATCAGCCGGATCGGTAGTGAATCGGCCGAATCAGCAGAGTCCATTGATTCAGTCGATTCATGAACTCCAttaaaaaaactgtttttcatttttaaagagtaaaagatgtgTGTGCAGAACTAAAAGTTATGGAATACAAGTAGAGAGACTCTTTGGACTTTACAGATTCCAACTCTTTCACCTTTCTATTTCTGTTTTATTTGTGTGCattagatttgaattttaaCTTAAGTGCTTGGTTTGATTGATAACttgatataatttctatttggatattaaaattgcatttttagactaatatttaaagttaaaattggttaatattttatttataatattttgaatttgttCCAAATCTTATGATTCGGTTCGATTCACAAGTCCCAATTCACAAAATGAGGATTTCGAGTCGCGAGTTGAATCTCGATCTTAAACAACTATGATACTAGGTCTCTTGATCTATTTATTTGTAGTCATATTAAGCTTCGGCTTGCCAGATCAGTTAGCTGTGAACATCTAATGCAGTTAAAAGTGTTACTCAGTTCATCTGTTTCTGAAATTATATTTTCTCAAAGGTTTTACAGTTTTTCTTTAGCAAATCACACATAAACAAAAAAACTGTTTTTGAATGGTTAAAAATGCAAATTTTGATTGCAGATGAAATGTATAACATTATGTCAAATGAGTTTCATATTCAAAGTTGACTTTTCTAGTCGCTgtgactaaaaataaaaaaaacatggacTTACTATGTTGCAATGAAAAATTGTGGGTTCAATCCACCAAATAATGTTCAGAGTCTCAGGTTGCCTTTTGCCTTATTTATatgtagggctgtaatcgagccgagccgagccgagctttggcctgttcaagctcggtTCGCTATAAAATTTACGAGCTCGaacccgagccgagcttgctataaaattaacgagccgagcccgagccgagctttggcttgctcaacgagcttgagccgagcttcgagcttgtttcgagcccaaaatcctcttttggacttggttcataaattttttatctaaccatgaattgtttgtgagaaaattgttaattatatttgtgagtttgctcgcaaataactctttaattgtgtacataaacaagctccaagcaaagttcgtgaataaataaacaagatgtttacaaatagttcgtctattactcctttattatgtttgtgaacgaactcatctaatagcaaatgaattaatattaagtttaaatatttgtaaactaacacaaaactatatagttttctacaaaactaaaatttgttcataaatgttctaatcgagcctgctcgcgagctttcaagccgagctttggcctgctcaagcttggctcgtttacgaaccgagccactaaatcgtgttcacgaactgctcgtttacaaatcgagccgagtcgagccgagcttttatcgagccgatcaccgagccgctcatgagcggctctgttcatttacagccctatttATATGACAAGGTGATCCTTATTGTTCTTGGTTTTCTCTAAAATGTGTTTGTTTATTAGTTGACTCTAGGTAAATTATTTAGGGTGGCAATTTTCGTGTTTTGTGCCAAATCGTGTTCTCATATATCCGTCTAGCTATATggttatatattatataaatgttagaaaaatgataacatGTCATGTCAGTCGGGTTGTTTTATAAATCGTATTGTTATGTTAGAAATTGACACCCCTAATCAATTACCTGAGAATAATCCTCCACGTATTATTGGTTGTTTTTCTTGCAACTGAATCAGAATGAAATTTCAAATGATTGTTGATTATTGTTATTCCTCAATTTCATGCTTATGAACTTGTAACTTAAATGTTGATGCAGCATAACATCAAAGTTGTGGATGATGTTCCAAATTCAATCAGTTCAACAAGTCTGAGGTAATAGTTTTATTGATAAAATAGGCTAGGATTGTGTAATCCATTTGAAACGAGATTCttcatgtttattttttttggcaTTGCAGGGAATGCATTTCAAGAGGATTATCCATAAAATATCTGGCTTTAGATGAGGTGATAGAGTACATTGCAGAACATAAACTGTACCAGAACTCAGATGAGAAGTGATCATCTTCTTGTGCTCGTAGGTTCTTGTTTTCGTatctactttttctttttcatttcaaaCGGTATAATATAAGTGTTTGATTAGAACTAAAACAATGGTTTATACCtattttgaaaagaaaattaGCTAGTACCTACTATCAATAACAAACAGCCAACTGCTATATCGAAGCAATGGTTAATCTAATATTTGAAATGTCTTTCTTTTACAATGATTACATTCTGGTAGATTCACATGCTTCTCTCTCTTTTGACAAAAATGAATTTgctatttttagtttttctatcAATTTGTGAGCCAATAAGTTTGGGTTAAGTACACCGTTGGTTACTGAACTTATATGATTGTCTCAAAATGGccactcaatttcaatttgtctcaataaaatcattcaattttgtgttttgtCTCAGTTAGGTCACTCTGGCAATTTTAGTGGTTAAAAAGAATCAGAACGATGGCATGGCCGGCACGTAAGAATGAGTCAACTCAGATTTCAGGCCGAAACGATATGGGGCAGTCACGTGCTgttatttttatgaaacaaattaagtttttcttttcataaaATTAATTGACACCCGGTTTCAGTTAGAGATATGAGTTGACTCATGCTGTTGTGTCACTCGTGTTATCATTCTTATCATTTTATTCGCTAATTGGGACAAAACTCAAAATTGGGACAATACAAATACAATTCCGTTACTAATAGTTGATTCGATATACGAACGACCTAATAGAAATCCTCAAAATTCACAAGAATTTTGGAACTCCGAAACTCACAATTTCATTAATAATAATCTCTCCAATACAAAAGAGAGCAAGCCTTTAAATAGTAGGTAAAAAGAGTCATAAACTCAACATGAATTAAATAGAAAAGGAACACAAATCCTAATTGGCGACATAATCCTAAAGAAACAAAGCAACTAAAAAAACTCTTAAAAACCtaaaattgcaaaaataaaggCCTTAGAGGCCGAATTTGGCTAAAAAAGCCGGGAAGTCACGGGAAAGCGCTGAGTTTTGCTCCTGTGCCTGTTTCCAATAGGGTCCGAAATCGCAAAAAAACCCGACACTTCACAACTTGATAGAGTTCACCGATTTGCCACTAGATCATATTTCTCCAAATACCGAATAGCTTGATCGTCGACCGCATCACTTTATTAACATTCGATGTTAAATTTCTTGCCATATCAGCACATAGTCtctttttttttggaacaaaaaTGTCGTTTATTGTAATAACGCAACATTAGACGAAGTTGTTGTGAGCTTGATAGGTCTGTCCAAATTGCCAATTCCTAGGGGTAACATTCAAAGAAGTTAAGGTCTTATCATCACTAGCAATAAGCCTAAAACTAAGAGACTCATTAACCAAAATAGATTTAGTTTTCCAAGTAGAACCCCAATCTCTTTCCATTTCAACCCAGTGTAGAAGCTTGTTATCTCCTTTTACATCCACACCATCTAAATCCCCAGCTGCTGCTACATTCCATATTATTACATCATAGAACCATTGGTTCCCATTTATTGTGAATTGAATTCCTCCATTCCTCTTGCATGGGACTCTGCATCGAAACAAAACTCGTCAAATGAGACTTCTACTAGGATCTAGAGGCGGAGACAGGGGGCATAGAGGTGTCGGCTCGGCACACCCTGGCTTTCTAGAACTGTGCATTTTTTTTGCCCCAGCCCGGGCCCAAAGGCTACCGTTTTGGACTAGGTAGGGGCGATTTTTTGGGGGATTAAGAATCAATGACGAAACAATTCGTCGCCAATTCCATCGATTTGTCAAATTTGTCTAAATTTTGGAAATAACAATATTAGTGTTTAACGACAGAAATTTCCGttggtaaatataatatttgttATGTTCTTCTCCAGGTCGACGGACCTTTCGTGACCCACCCTCTGAAGGTAACTTCTCCAAAAACGCTGGGATCAATTTTGGACCCTATTCCAAAAAATAGGGATAAGGGTCAAATTTGACATTGACGTTTTCGATGAAGTTCAGATTTGACCCTAATGTACGAAATGATCCAAATTTAACTTTAatgtttccaagcaagatcaattttggCCATGCGTTacctatgaagcaccgatactTCCCGGAGGTCACCGTACGCGTATCCGATACTCCGGGTGCGGGGATTCGCCAGGGATTCGCGGGGATACGTACGGGATTCGCCTGGGAAGTatccccttttttctttttctttttaaatgagGGGATACGCGGGGACACGCCGGGGACACTTCGGGGACACGTCGGGGATActttaggtttttttatttttttaaactttgaaagtataagggtttttttaaaaaaaaaactcagtaaatagaaggattaaaatgaaataatccAAGATTACTGGtatttgtggttttataatgacttgagagtattatttgtgtttttataatgactttatgaatatgatttgtgatttatatatttatgtatctttttgaattttcattataaatgatatatatattattaattatatataaaatttgccgtATCCCCGCCGTACccgtatctcatattttttagaaatgcGGTTTGCCGTACCCGTACGCGTACCCGCACCCGTATGTGTACCcgtatcggtgcttcatagtgcgttaccgaaaatttgaaaatgttggtttgactattatttaactgtcacatcgaactttccaaaaatcaattacggctaagatatttaatgtatCACTACTACCGTTACAAAAATCTGCCACAGAAGTGAATCACATGTCAATGTGTAGTTACAAATAACTAacaaaaaatgtacaaaattgcttcaatttatcgacaaacttgtttggaaggtaATATGATAGTTAAAGAACAGTCAAACCAGTTTCTTTAAATTTTCAGTAACGcatggctaaaattgatcttgcatGGAAACGTTACTGTTAAATTTAcatcatttcatacgttaggaCTTACTCTGTACTTCTTAAAAAAAACGTGTCAAATTTGATCCTTATccataaaaaataacaataaaaaaaataacctgCGGTAGTCGACCGGAATAATGCCAGCAGTGTGATTAGCTAGTTGGGCGAAGACGGGTTTAGCAATGTCAAAATGCTCGCGAGGATGGTTGCACCAGCCTCCATTGTCATTCGGAAGGGATGGGTTTGGAGGGCAGTGATCGGTTGCAGTTAGAATGAGAGATGGTTGTCCTGGTTTGCACCATTGGGGATTTCTAGCACATCTCAATTCATAACATGCACCACATGTTTGCCCTTCGTTGAACAAAACACCGCTTAGTGCTGTCGTGTTATACCCGTACCCTTGCGTTACTACGTCTTTATAGTCGCATGCTCCTCCTACACCAATAACACGATTTACAGAAACAATCACCTTTATATGACCCATCTAGTTTTCATTGTATTTATGTGATTATATATAATCGTATGGAATCAGGGGCGCAGATTGGGGGACTTGGGGGCCCGGTCCCCTCAGACCGCCGGAACTACCTTGACCCCGGGTAGTTTCGGTCCCCTGTCtcaaaatttttttattgaagtgTTGAATTAGCCCCACAAGATGGCACATTAAGTGttaggcttgtccaaaattcaaaatttaacattttgggtctattaggtactccctaaatccaaatttctaattttttgggCCTATTAgatctctctaaatccaaatttct includes these proteins:
- the LOC136208154 gene encoding expansin-A4-like, which produces MGLLSATILLFYITGFQYCYARFPFREKHSAATISAVKRNAQPSAWTAAHATFYEGDSTTFGGACDYKDVVTQGYGYNTTALSGVLFNEGQTCGACYELRCARNPQWCKPGQPSLILTATDHCPPNPSLPNDNGGWCNHPREHFDIAKPVFAQLANHTAGIIPVDYRRVPCKRNGGIQFTINGNQWFYDVIIWNVAAAGDLDGVDVKGDNKLLHWVEMERDWGSTWKTKSILVNESLSFRLIASDDKTLTSLNVTPRNWQFGQTYQAHNNFV